One region of Culex pipiens pallens isolate TS chromosome 2, TS_CPP_V2, whole genome shotgun sequence genomic DNA includes:
- the LOC120419401 gene encoding helix-loop-helix protein 1 isoform X2 → MRQMVYGNEHNSLGIDMDSLAELSCESMSIMAAPNVVSSGNKRKQNSSTQPELATLSREERRRRRRATLKYRTAHATRERVRVEAFNVAFTELRKLLPTLPPDKKLSKIEILKLAICYIAYLNHVLEA, encoded by the exons ATGGTGTATGGAAATGAACACAACTCGCTTGGAATCGATATGGATTCGTTAGCTGAGCTGTCTTGTGAGTCGATGAGTATAATGGCTGCACCAAACGTGGTTAGCAGTGGCAACAAACGGAAACAAAACAGCTCCACCCAACCAGAGCTTGCGACGCTGTCCCGTGAGGAACGAAGAAGACGCCGGAGAGCAACTTTAAAATACCGAACAGCACATGCGACCA GAGAGCGTGTTCGAGTGGAAGCGTTCAACGTGGCGTTCACAGAACTAAGGAAATTGTTACCAACCTTACCTCCCGATAAAAAGCTTTCGAAGATCGAAATCTTGAAACTTGCTATATGTTACATTGCATATTTAAACCACGTCCTTGAAGCATAA
- the LOC120419401 gene encoding helix-loop-helix protein 1 isoform X1: MYPRLRTAAMVYGNEHNSLGIDMDSLAELSCESMSIMAAPNVVSSGNKRKQNSSTQPELATLSREERRRRRRATLKYRTAHATRERVRVEAFNVAFTELRKLLPTLPPDKKLSKIEILKLAICYIAYLNHVLEA; this comes from the exons ATGTATcccaggttgagaaccgctgct ATGGTGTATGGAAATGAACACAACTCGCTTGGAATCGATATGGATTCGTTAGCTGAGCTGTCTTGTGAGTCGATGAGTATAATGGCTGCACCAAACGTGGTTAGCAGTGGCAACAAACGGAAACAAAACAGCTCCACCCAACCAGAGCTTGCGACGCTGTCCCGTGAGGAACGAAGAAGACGCCGGAGAGCAACTTTAAAATACCGAACAGCACATGCGACCA GAGAGCGTGTTCGAGTGGAAGCGTTCAACGTGGCGTTCACAGAACTAAGGAAATTGTTACCAACCTTACCTCCCGATAAAAAGCTTTCGAAGATCGAAATCTTGAAACTTGCTATATGTTACATTGCATATTTAAACCACGTCCTTGAAGCATAA